The following nucleotide sequence is from Pseudomonas sp. RC10.
GACATCGTTCAGGCGCCGTTGCTGGAAGGCTGTGCCGCATGGCTCGAATGTCGCCTGATGCCCGAACCGCACAACCAGAATCAATACGATTTGTTCATCGGCGAAGTCGTCGCCGCGTGGGCGGACGAGCGCGTGTTCTCCGACGGCCACTGGCACTTTGAGGGTCATGACGCTCTGCGCACTCTGCACCACGTAGCGGGCGGGCATTTTCTGGTGATTGGGGATGAGGTGGTGGGGAAGGTCCTGGAGCGTTGAGCTTGAGAGGCGTCTGTCAATCGCGGCCCATAGTTTTGCAGGAAGCCGCTGAAATCACATGAAGCAACGTTGAATGGCATCGGATAAATTCCCTGTCGCCGCGATGCCATCCCCTCCGCAGGAGCCCCCATGAACTCAGACGATCTCGCCCTCTTCGCTCAAGTCGCCAAAAACGGCAGCATCTCGCGGGCTGCGATGGAGCTGGGGGCGGACCAGTCAACGGTCAGTCGGCGGGTGGGGTTGCTGGAGGCTGAGCTGGGGGTGCGGCTGTTTCATCGCAGCGGGCGTGGGGTGACGTTGACCGCGCGGGGTCAGCAGTTGCTAGGTTACGCCACCACGTTGAACGAAACTCTGGCCGAGGCCGAGCGGGCCATGCGCGACAGTGCCGAGCAAGGCCCGGCCAAGTTGTGTATTGCCGCGCAGCCGACCATTGCACGGATTCTGTTTGGCAGCCTGGGGCATGCCCTGAAGGCGCGCTATCCGCTGACGCAGGTGCATTTTGTCGAGGGGCTGGCGGCGGACATTCTCAATCGGTTGAGCGATGGTGCGGTGGACATCGCAATCCTGTACCTGCCGGAGCATCCCGGCGCGTTGCAGTTTGATCCGTTGCTCAGCGAAGGCGTGCAACTCATCACTCCTGCCAATTATCCGCTCAAAGGCGACACGATTTCCGTGCGTGATCTGGGCGATATTCCGCTGATTTTGCCCAGCACCCATCACGGCTTGCGAATGATGGTCGAGTCGCTGGCGAACCGTTACGGCTTTTCGGCGAATATCGCGCTGGAATGCGATGGCTCGATCTCCATCACCAAGCGCCTGGTGCTGGAGAATTGCGGGTGCACCGTATTGCCGGAGGCGGCGGTGGTTGAGGAAGTGAAGGCAGGGCGGCTGAAAAGCTATCGTCTGGAGGACCCGGAAATCCATCGCACCGTGGCGATTGTCTGGCCGAAGAATCGCGTCACCGCCGACGGTCTGTGGGCGGTGACGCAGATTATCCGGCAACGAGCCGCTGACATGGTCGAGCAGGGCGCGTGGCCGGGAGCGACGCTGATCAATCCGTGATCAGTTGGCCGTTGACCAGACGCCAGGTGTGCAGCGGATTGCCTTGCTGCAACGCCGGTGGCAGCAGGGCGTCCGGCACGTTTTGATAACAGACGGGGCGCAGGAAGCGGTCGATGGCTGTCGCACCGACAGACGTGCTGCGGCTGTCCGATGTCGCGGGAAACGGCCCGCCGTGCACCATCGAGTAGCTCACCTCGACGCCGGTCGGCCAGTCATTGAACAGGATGCGCCCAGCCTTGCGCTCCAGCGTCGGCAGCAGTGCCTGAGCGATCGCGGTGTCGCCGTCGTCGAAGTGCAGCGTGACGGTCAGTTGGCCGTCGAACTTCGCGGCGACTTTTTGCAGGTCAGCGGCGTCCTTGCAAACAATCAATAGTGCGCTGGGGCCGAAGTTTTCGTCTTCCAGCCCCGGATTGGCGAGGAAGGTCGCCGAGTCGGTGCGAAAAAACGCCGGCTTCGCCTGGAACGCGCCTTCGGCTTTTCTGCCCTCGGCGACCAAGGTCACGCCAGCGGCCTTGTGCAGATTGTTCAGGCCGTTGCAGTAGGCGCCGTGAATGTTGGGCGTCAGCATGGTGCTGGGCGTTTTGTCAGACAGCGCCGTGGCAGCCGCAGATACAAAGCGTTCCAGCGCATCGCTTTCCAGGGCGAGCAGAATGCCGGGGTTGGTGCAGAACTGGCCTGCGCCTAGCACCAGCGAGTCGACGAATCCCCTGGCAATGTTTTCGGTCCGCGCAGACAACGCCGCTGGCAGCAAAAACACAGGGTTGATGCTGCTCATCTCGGCGTAGACCGGGATCGGCACAGGCCTCGCTTGCGCAGCGGCGACCAGGGCCAGGCCGCCGCGACGCGATCCGGTAAAGCCCACCGCCTGGATGAGCGGGTGGCTGACGAGCCCCTGACCCACGGCGATGTCCTTGTCGATCAGCATCGAGAACACGCCTTCCGGCATGCTGGTGTCCTTGGCGGCTTTCTGAATGACTCGGGCGACCAGTTCACTGGTGCCCAGATGCGCCGCGTGCGCCTTGACGATCACCGGACAACCCGCGGCCAAGGCCGATGCGGTGTCGCCCCCGGCCACCGAAAACGCCAGCGGAAAGTTGCTGGCGCCGAACACAGCCACCGGGCCTACGGCAATACGCCGCTGGCGCAAGTCAGCACGGGGCAGCGGTTGGCGATCTGGCAGGGCTGTATCGATCACGGAACCGTGCCAACGCCCGTCGCGAAGCAGGCTGGCGAAGAGCTTGAGCTGATTGACAGTGCGCATCCGCTCGCCTTCTAGGCGGGGCTTTGGCAGGCCGCTTTCCAGATGAACGCGCTCGATCAGCGTGTCGCCCAACTCCAGCAGACCCTGAGCGATCGCGTCGAGAAAGACGGCGCGTTGCTCATCGCCCAATTGCCGGTAGCGGTCGAACGAGGCCTCGGCCAGCTCGCATGCGGCATCGACATCTTGCGCTGTGCTGGCGCCGAAGGACGGGGTCAGTTGCTCGCCCGTCGTCGCGGCGAGGGCGAACACCTCGCCTGCCTGACCGCGTACGGCCCGTTGACCGATGATCGTTTCACCAAGAATCTGCATGTGCGCAACACCTCTTAATCAAGACGAGCCTGGGGGGTGATCTGCCGAGGGTCGACGCGCAACTCGATCAGCGCCGCGACGCCTGCTTTCTGCGCGCGCTGGAAGGCAGCAGGAAAATCTTCGCTGCGTTCGACCCGCTCGGCATGTGCCCCGAAGGATTGGGCCAGGGCGATAAAGTCCGGATTGGCCAGCTCGGTGGCTGATACGCGCCCCGGGTATTCGCGCTCCTGGTGCATGCGAATGGTCGCAAGCATGCCGTTGTTTACCACAATGACCACTATCGGCGCGTTGTATTGCAGCGCTGTGGCCAGCTCTTGAGGGTACATCATGAAACAGCCGTCGCCAGCGAAGCAGACCACTGTGCGCTGAGGGGCGTGCAGTTTCGCAGCGATGGCGGCGGGTAAACCGTAGCCCATGGCGCCGTTAGTGGGGGCCAGTTCGGTGGCGGGCCGGCGATAGCGGTAGAAGCGATGCACCCAGACCGTGTAGTTCCCGGCGCCGTTGGTCATGACAGCGTCGTCCGGCAGCACCTCGTTCAGGTGTGCGACCACCGAGCCCATGTCCACGCCCGCCAATTGAGGGTGCGGCAGCGGCGGGGTGGAGTGCTCCAGATAATCGGCGCGGGCGGCGTCGGTCCAGCTTTTCCAGGCGCCGCTGGCGACAGGTTCGAGGGCCGCAGCCGCGTGGGCGAAGGTGCCCAGTGAGGACAGAATCGGCAGCTGTGCACGGTAAACCCGGTTCAACTCCTGCGGGTCGGGATGTACATGCACCATCGGCTGTTTCGGCGTCGGGCTTTCGATCAGCGTGTAGCCTTGGGACACCGTTTCGCTCAGCCGCGAGCCGATCACCAGCAACAGGTCGCTGGTCTTGACCCGCTCCAGCAGCTTTGGCGAGGTGCCCAGACCGAGTTGGCCGACGTAGTGTGGATCGCGGTTGTCGAACAGGTCCTGCCGACGAAACGATGCGGCCACCGGCAAGTGATTGGCGTGAACGAAGCGCTGCAGGGCTTGCGTCGACTCGGCGTCCCATCCGGTGCCGCCGACGATCACCAACGGCTGTTTCGCCGCTGCGAGCAGATCGCGCAATTCAGCGAGCGCAGCGGCGTCGGGCGCAGCATGGGTGACGCGCACTGGCTGCGCGTCAGCGACATCGGCCGAGCCGAACAACACTTCTTCAGGCAGGGCGATGACCACCGGCCCCGGTCGGCCGGACAGGGCGATGCTGAAGGCTTTGCTGACGATCTCCGGGATGCGCTCGATGCTGTCGATTTCCGTGACCCACTTCGCCAGCCCGCCGAACATCTGCACGTAATCCACTTCCTGAAACGCCTCGCGCCCCTTGAAGCGGCTCTCGATCTGGCCGACGAACAGGATCATCGGCGTCGAATCCTGCCTGGCGGTGTGCACGCCGTTGCTGGCGTGGGTGGCGCCGGGGCCGCGCGTCACGAAGCAGATGCCGGGGCGCCCGGTGAGTTTGCCGTAGGCGTCGGCCATGTTCGACGCCGCGCCTTCGTGGCGGGTGACGATGGTGCGGATCGACGGGGTGTCGTGCAGCGCATCGAGCACCGGCAGGTAGCTTTCGCCGGGCACGCAATAGAGGGTGTCGACGGCATTGTGGATCAGCGCCTGGACGAGAATCTGGCCGCCGTTACGCGGTGCTTTGGAATCAGACATGGATTTCGAGTTCCTTGTTACGGGTTTCCGGCAGAACGAGAGCGACGAGGAAGACCAGCACATACGAGCACGCAGCCCATACGCCAATCGACGCCGCAAGCCCGAATGAGGCGCTGGTCAGGCCGACACCGGCCGGCACCAACGCTCCGATTCCGCGACCAAAATTGTAGGAAAAGCCACCGGCAGTACCGCGAATCTGCGCAGGGAACAGCTCGGTGAAACAGGCGCCCATTCCCGACACGATGCCGGACTGAAACAACCCCAGCGGGAAGCCCAGCAACAGCAGGCTCCACATCGGCAGGTGCAATTGGGTGTAGACCAGAACGGTGACGGTTGCACCGGCGGCGGACAGGGCGAAGGTCTTGCGCCGCCCCAGGTAATCGCTCAGGTACGCCATGCCGACGTAACCGCAGAACGAGCCAAAGATGTTCACGGCCAGGTACAACGTGGTCATGCTCACGGTCAGGCCCTGGGTCTCTCGCAGGTAAGTGACCAGCCAAGTGAGAATCGTGTAGTTGCCACCCAGTGCGCCTGCGGCCATCAGCGAGGCCATCGCCGTCAGCGGGAAGACCCCGGGCGAAAAGATCAGCGCGAAGTTGGTCCACAGAGACGTCGTCGCCCGGTATTGCGCAGCGGCTTCGAAAGCCTCGGATTCGGCGATGTTGCGGCGCATCCACAGCACCAGAAAGCCCGGCAGCAGCCCGATCAGAAACAGCACGCGCCAGGCGTCGTGTTCAGGCAACAGATTGAACGTCACCCAGTACGCCAAGGCGGCCAGCGCATAACCCACAGGCCAGCCCGCCTGGACCGATCCCACCGCGCGACCGCGAATGCGTTTATCGACCACCTCACCAATCAACACCGCGCCCGCCGCCCATTCGCCGCCAAAGCCCAGGCCTTGCAGGCTGCGGGTCAGCAACAGTTGATGGAAGGAGTCGGTGAAGGCCGAGAGGCCGGTGAACAAGGAAAACCAAAGGATTGCCAGCTTCAGGACTTTGACCCGACCGATGCGATCAGCCAACAGGCCAGCAATCACACCGCCGATGGCCGAAGCGATCAGCGCCGAAGTGCCAATAACACCCGCTTCCGCCTTGGTCATGCCCCAGAACGCGAGCAAGGTGGGGATCACGAAGGCAAACAGCTGGACATCCATCGCATCCAGCGCCCACCCCATGAAACACGCCCAAAACGTTCGCTTCTGGCTGGGCGCCATACTGCCGTACCACGACATAGATACTCCATTGCGCTGCTGCGCTGTTGTTATTGGAATCTGGATAGATGCCCACAGGCGGCGACATCATGGGGCGAGTATGTGAGAACGGTGGGGCGGGGCGAATAGCGTGGGGTGCATAGCTGGTATGCGGGGGATGGGGAGACAGATGCAGATCGCAACGACTCGGGTAGAGGGCTCAAGCCAGAACTCTCTACCCAGCTAATCTTAGCTATTGGTATTGCGCGATGGTGCCCGAGGAGGCGTCAACGCCGCTGACGGGTTTGGGTTAGCTGCTTTGAGCGCCTCTTGTTTCCACAGGGGCCACTGTTCTACTAGGCGTCGGGATTCGGCTAAATGATCGAGAAATGCTTGCTTTGACGTGGTCATGCTATTTGTCCTCTATGTACCTTGACAGCAGATTGGCTGCTATGGTTTCACGCTCCATGTACGAGCAAGGCAACATCTGGGTGCGTAATTTAGCATCAGATTCATCCCAGTCAACGGTCAGGCCGTCTGCTGATTTTCGGGTGACGGGATATCCACTCCCCAGATTCGTGGAGAATAGGTTGAAAAAGCTCCGTGGTCCAACTCCGATGAACGGTTCGAATATCACTGTTGAGCTGCCCTTTTCTAGCGATATCGAGTCGGAATGGAACTGTAACGCCTTGCTCTTAGGGTATGGCTCAACATAAACCACCCTCTTTATTCCCGCCGCTACGATATGTTTAGCACAGTTGTGACACGGGAAGGTCGTACAGTAGAGCTCTGCATTTGTGGTGCTGATTCCTGAGCGTGCACTTGACAGAAGAGCCTCCATTTCCGCGTGAACGACTCGACCATACTCGGTGATATCTTTAATCTTGCTTGAGCGCAAAGCAGGCTCAAGCTCTTTTTTTAATGGGGCTGGAATGCTCGCAAGAATACTATCTATGATGGCTTTTTTTTGAATTGCATTTGAGTCCTCACCTCTCATGTAGTCTCGGCCATCTTTGGCGTCGACAATCGAGTGTGTTGCTACATCAAGCTCTGGCCAGTATAATCCTCCGTGTGCTTTGGGTACGTCGTTGGCTCCAGTTGAAACTATGCTCAAGTTTTTCGTTAGGACTGCCCCTACCTGTCTTGATAAATCGGCAGACCTAAGTGATGCAGAGAACGCCATGAACATTGCGTACTCATCAAACGTAGGTGTTATGTATGGTTTCCCAAACAAAAGATCAAGAACCCGCCATACTTGGCTTTTTAGAGAGTCAGTATTTCCATCGCTGTTTATGAAAAAATCAGAAAGGTGATAGGTGTCCCTAGTGTGTTGCCCATAAGGCTCACTCTCGTCAGCATCCTTCTCTATGAGTCTGGAAGCCTCATCGTCGGACATGAATTTTTCTTTTATTAGAAAGCTTGAGCGTCGGCCATGGTCAGCGTGGACGCCAAGTAGGAAAAATCCTTCCGAATAGATTTTTCTGAGCCTTTGCACTTCCTCTGGATGTTTCAAAGACTTGATGATGAATGCTTTACGTCTAAGAGCTTCATTGCCGCTTCTTAGTTGGTTTATTTTTGCGGCAGCACCCAAGGCCAGTACCGAGTGGTCTCCGGTCTTTTCGCGTAGCTCATTTCCTGCAGCCATGAACGCATATATTCTGTCGTACTCGCTCGGGAATTCGCTAAAGGTTGACAGTGTGGCAATTATGTCTGTCGAGATTTTTATCGGTTGTGATGAGTATTTGAAAAGTTTTAGCCGTTCGCTGATGATTCTAGAAACTTCATCAAGATCTGTTCCTATCGCTCCAACTAATCCGATTACAATCTCTGAGTCGGAATAAGAGTTGTCTAGGAAGTAAGTGTTTTCTGTGGTGTCGGTTTTCGCAAGTATTGCGACTGTTTCAGTTGGTTCGTAATGGTTGTCGGATTTTCCGGGATTAGAGATAGTATCGGTAGATGATAAAAGTTTTTCAACTAATGGCTTCAATAATTCTATGCTGGCAGATTTTCCTTGAAAATTTATATTTCCCGTTGAGGGGTACCAGTTTAAAATCGCACCATTGTTCGTTCGGAATTGATGTTGGTTTGGGTTTGTTTCCTTCCACTCCCCAGCTTCAATCAGTTCTTTTAACTTAATTTTTAATTCTATTAAATTTCCGTTGAACCGCATAACTCACCCTGAGCGGATATCTACCTGTACGCTAGAATCTAGCACAGCTAACCCGCGCCAGCGCAAACCCTATACGTTACTGGATTACACCTGAAAATACGGAGGCGGGTTTGATGCGGAGAACCCACATTAGGCATGGAAACGGCTGCTTGCAGACTGGGCAACCGCTTGCATGGGGGCACGATAACTCAGGACCTATTACTGCTGAACCGCGCTAAACCCTTCGAACGCCGTCTGCTGCTGAATCGCACTGACGATGTTCTTGCGCGTGGCAGGCTGCTCGTTGCCGTCTTTGTCGACGAACATTTCGCTCTGCAATTCGGCTTCGTCGCCTTCACCGACGAACGAGAAACCGAGGAACTCGAACGCTTCGCGGTCGGCGTTAGCCTTGGAGCGTGGGGTGCGCAGGGGCAGGGTGACGCTGGCGCCGTCCTTGCTGATGATGAACACTTCGGCTTCTTTTTTGACCCGCGCGGCCTTGCTCTTGCCGCCGCTCGGGTTGCTGACAGCCTGATGCGTCTGGTTCAGGACTTTCAGCGCCAGGCTGTAGACCAACTCTTGAAAGCTCGGGTCATCCTTGTAACTGGACAGAATCCGGCTGATCGGGAATTTCGTGCTCAGGTCTTCCAGAGCGGCCATGTCGGCGGCTTCAGCGTCTTTCAACTGTTTCAGCTGACCCATCAATTCGTAGGCCTGATCGTCATCGAAACGGTCGTGGGCCTGACGGATGGCGGCGCGCAATTCACGAATCTGATCGCTTTCCTTGGCGCTATGAAAGGCGTCGAGGACCATTTCGCTGATGGTTTTCGCCTGCGGCACATGCTGTGAAAGATTGATGGCGTCTTCGTAAGCCTGCTTGGAGGAGAGTGCAGGCGCTGCTACGTCGGTGTGGGAATCAGACATTGAACATCCATTGCTTCATTAACGGGGTTGATCGCGAAACGCGCATCCGGCGTTTCGCGAAGGAGGGTAAATTATTTACCGCCCAGAGCACCACCCGCTGCGCCACCCAAACCTGCGCCGATGGTCCCGCCCGTGCTGCCGCCCAACTTGTTGCCAATGACTGAACCGGCCGCGCCGCCCAGGCCGCCGCCGATGGCTGCGCGAGTCTTGTGGCCTTTTTTCGCGCCGACGGCACTGCCCGCCGCGCCTGCCAGACCCGCACCGACGACCGCGCCATTGCTGCCGCCCATCTTTTGACCGACGACGTTCCCCAGCGCACCGCCCAGACCGCCACCAATCGCGGTGTTGGTGCTGCCTGCCATCGCGGCTTGGGAAATCAGAAGACCTAGAACCAGTGCAGGAAGTGTGAAGCGCATGAATTCGACCTCGGAAGAGACAGGGTGATGGGCTGATTGGACCAGAGATGTCTGGAACGACAGGGCCATGAGCAGCACGTGTCGGACACCCAGAAACAACAAAGCCCGCACGAGGCGGGCTTTGTTGAGGTACTTGGTGGCTACACAGGGACTTGAACCCCGGACCCCAGCATTATGAATGCTATGCTCTAACCAACTGAGCTATGTAGCCAAGTGGCGCGCATTATTCGCTCAGATTGAAGATGTGTCAAGCGTCTCTCCAAAAAATTTATGCGTGTGATCAAGCGGTTAGGGTTTTCAGTCCGAATCCTCTGCGCATAACGCTCAGCGGCCGTCACCGGGTGACATCTTTACAGCGCAGCTTGTGTGTTTTTGCCCCACTTTTGTGCATGTGAAGTGCACTGTCTTTGTTCGTGCGCCCATTTAGATGGCGTCTTGCTATCGGTCCGTTTCTTGCTTATGCCTGACCTATGGCTAGCCCCGCTGCGGGGCGTTGGCGCATTGATTTGACACCGCCAATCGATCCCCGGCATAGGGGACGGGCGGTTGTCGTTTTTGAAACAAAGACATGGCATTTTGCCGGTAAGAATGTGAGGCAGCAGCTGTAGTGGTCACAAGCCGCGACAGCGGGTTGTCCGTGAGGAGTCGTCGGACATGCAAAGTCTTTTGTCGCCAGGAATCCGCCTGCTCGGACGTTTCGGGTTTGCACGCAAGTTTCAGGTGCTTTTCTTCCTGTTCATGCTGCCGCTGGCTGGCAGCTTATGGATGATTGGACAGGATTACCGCAGCAAACTGGCGGTCATTTCCGGCGAGCAATCCGGGGTGCGTCAATTGCTGGCGCTGGATGCACTGGATGCGCAACTGACGTCTCAGCGCAATCTCGCCGCCCGCTGGAAGGCGGCCGACATCCTCCACGATCCAACCCCGGCAGCCAAAGCCGCCATGGCGGCGCTGGATGCGGGCAACCCGGTCCTGATGCAAACGCTTGCCAAAGTGGGCGATGAGCTCAATGCACGTAAGGCTGGCCCGGACACGCTGGCGCGCTTTCAGGCGTTGCAGGCGCTGGTGAAGGGGATGGATTCCGAATCTCTGCGGACCATCGGCTGGTGGCCGGACGGTTATGACCGCTTCACTTCCGCGTTGACAGGGTTGCAGAGCCTGCGTGAGCAGATCGCCATGGACAACGGCCTGATTCTTGATCCATGGCTCGAAACCTACCTGCTGATGCAAGTCTCCACGCAACAGGCGCCTGATTTGATCGAGCGTATCGGTCGCATGGCCAGTATCGGTCAGTCCTCCATCGCGTCGGGTCAGTTCACCCTGCAAAGCCGTTTGCAGATGCGCGATCTACGCGGGCGCATCACCGATGCTCGCGACCAACTGGTCAAGGCCGCTGCGTCGCTCCAGGCGAAAGCTTACCCCGGCATGGAGCCGTGGACCCGGGCCTACAACGACAGCCTCCAGCGCCTCGACACCGAGCTGAAAGTGCTCGATGACGGCGTCTTCGGCGGGAGCATCAAGCTCGACACCGCAGGGTTCGAGCGCAGTGTTGATAGTGTCCTCGAAGCCCTCTCGACGTTGCGCAATCAGTCGTTGAACGCCCTCGACAGTCGTCTGGATTACTACCACGACCGGGCGATCAAGCAGTTCATCCCGGTCGCGGCAATCTTCAGTGTCCTGGCGCTGGCCGCGTTGTATCTGTTCATGTGTTTGCAGGCGTCGATTCGTCGCAGCGCCAAAGGCATCACCACCCTGGCGGAGTCTCTGCGTGACGGCAACCTGTGTGTCGAAGTCGCTGTTGAGGGCCGTGACGAGCTCGCGGCCATTAGCACGGCGTTGAACGTGGCGGTGGTGCAGCTGCGCTCTAGCCTGCTGGGCGTCAACCACGAAACGCAGCAGTTGGGGTCGGCGGTGGTCACGCTCAACTCACAGGCGGGCAGCACGTTGAACGAAGTCGAAGATCAACAACAACAGATCAGCCAGATCGCCGCTGCCGCCACTCAACTCGCGGCGACTTCTCTGGGTGTCGCCAAGAGCTGTGAGGAAGCGTCTGGCAGTGCTCAGCAGACTCGCCGCATTGCCGAAGACAGCAGCCGTGACAGCGTGCGCACCACCGCCAGCATCCAGCAACTCAATCAGCGCCTGACCGATACCGCCAACGCGCTGGGCAAAGTCAGTGAGCAAGGTCAGCAAATTCAGTCAGTGGTCGACACCATTCGCGGCATCGCCGAACAGACCAACCTGCTGGCACTGAATGCTGCCATCGAAGCGGCCCGGGCGGGCGAGCAGGGCCGTGGTTTTGCGGTCGTCGCCGATGAAGTGCGCAGCCTGTCGCAACGCACGCAGGCCTCCACCGCGCAGATCGCCGGGACGGTCGACAGTCTGCGCGCCACGGTGAGCCAGGCGGTGAGTCTGATGGAAGCCGCCTGTGGCCAGGCGATTACCGACGCGCAATCGGTCACCGGTCTTGGCGAGCGTCTGGGCGAGATTGCCAGTGCGGTGCAGATCGTCACCGACACGCTGGCGCAGATCGCCACCGCCGTGGAGGAGCAAGCTGCCACGGCCGATGAAGTCAGCGGCAATATCCAGCAGGTGGACCAGGCCGCCGGGCGTCT
It contains:
- a CDS encoding LysR family transcriptional regulator; protein product: MNSDDLALFAQVAKNGSISRAAMELGADQSTVSRRVGLLEAELGVRLFHRSGRGVTLTARGQQLLGYATTLNETLAEAERAMRDSAEQGPAKLCIAAQPTIARILFGSLGHALKARYPLTQVHFVEGLAADILNRLSDGAVDIAILYLPEHPGALQFDPLLSEGVQLITPANYPLKGDTISVRDLGDIPLILPSTHHGLRMMVESLANRYGFSANIALECDGSISITKRLVLENCGCTVLPEAAVVEEVKAGRLKSYRLEDPEIHRTVAIVWPKNRVTADGLWAVTQIIRQRAADMVEQGAWPGATLINP
- a CDS encoding aldehyde dehydrogenase (NADP(+)), producing the protein MQILGETIIGQRAVRGQAGEVFALAATTGEQLTPSFGASTAQDVDAACELAEASFDRYRQLGDEQRAVFLDAIAQGLLELGDTLIERVHLESGLPKPRLEGERMRTVNQLKLFASLLRDGRWHGSVIDTALPDRQPLPRADLRQRRIAVGPVAVFGASNFPLAFSVAGGDTASALAAGCPVIVKAHAAHLGTSELVARVIQKAAKDTSMPEGVFSMLIDKDIAVGQGLVSHPLIQAVGFTGSRRGGLALVAAAQARPVPIPVYAEMSSINPVFLLPAALSARTENIARGFVDSLVLGAGQFCTNPGILLALESDALERFVSAAATALSDKTPSTMLTPNIHGAYCNGLNNLHKAAGVTLVAEGRKAEGAFQAKPAFFRTDSATFLANPGLEDENFGPSALLIVCKDAADLQKVAAKFDGQLTVTLHFDDGDTAIAQALLPTLERKAGRILFNDWPTGVEVSYSMVHGGPFPATSDSRSTSVGATAIDRFLRPVCYQNVPDALLPPALQQGNPLHTWRLVNGQLITD
- a CDS encoding thiamine pyrophosphate-binding protein; the protein is MSDSKAPRNGGQILVQALIHNAVDTLYCVPGESYLPVLDALHDTPSIRTIVTRHEGAASNMADAYGKLTGRPGICFVTRGPGATHASNGVHTARQDSTPMILFVGQIESRFKGREAFQEVDYVQMFGGLAKWVTEIDSIERIPEIVSKAFSIALSGRPGPVVIALPEEVLFGSADVADAQPVRVTHAAPDAAALAELRDLLAAAKQPLVIVGGTGWDAESTQALQRFVHANHLPVAASFRRQDLFDNRDPHYVGQLGLGTSPKLLERVKTSDLLLVIGSRLSETVSQGYTLIESPTPKQPMVHVHPDPQELNRVYRAQLPILSSLGTFAHAAAALEPVASGAWKSWTDAARADYLEHSTPPLPHPQLAGVDMGSVVAHLNEVLPDDAVMTNGAGNYTVWVHRFYRYRRPATELAPTNGAMGYGLPAAIAAKLHAPQRTVVCFAGDGCFMMYPQELATALQYNAPIVVIVVNNGMLATIRMHQEREYPGRVSATELANPDFIALAQSFGAHAERVERSEDFPAAFQRAQKAGVAALIELRVDPRQITPQARLD
- a CDS encoding MFS transporter, coding for MSWYGSMAPSQKRTFWACFMGWALDAMDVQLFAFVIPTLLAFWGMTKAEAGVIGTSALIASAIGGVIAGLLADRIGRVKVLKLAILWFSLFTGLSAFTDSFHQLLLTRSLQGLGFGGEWAAGAVLIGEVVDKRIRGRAVGSVQAGWPVGYALAALAYWVTFNLLPEHDAWRVLFLIGLLPGFLVLWMRRNIAESEAFEAAAQYRATTSLWTNFALIFSPGVFPLTAMASLMAAGALGGNYTILTWLVTYLRETQGLTVSMTTLYLAVNIFGSFCGYVGMAYLSDYLGRRKTFALSAAGATVTVLVYTQLHLPMWSLLLLGFPLGLFQSGIVSGMGACFTELFPAQIRGTAGGFSYNFGRGIGALVPAGVGLTSASFGLAASIGVWAACSYVLVFLVALVLPETRNKELEIHV
- a CDS encoding anti-phage dCTP deaminase, whose protein sequence is MRFNGNLIELKIKLKELIEAGEWKETNPNQHQFRTNNGAILNWYPSTGNINFQGKSASIELLKPLVEKLLSSTDTISNPGKSDNHYEPTETVAILAKTDTTENTYFLDNSYSDSEIVIGLVGAIGTDLDEVSRIISERLKLFKYSSQPIKISTDIIATLSTFSEFPSEYDRIYAFMAAGNELREKTGDHSVLALGAAAKINQLRSGNEALRRKAFIIKSLKHPEEVQRLRKIYSEGFFLLGVHADHGRRSSFLIKEKFMSDDEASRLIEKDADESEPYGQHTRDTYHLSDFFINSDGNTDSLKSQVWRVLDLLFGKPYITPTFDEYAMFMAFSASLRSADLSRQVGAVLTKNLSIVSTGANDVPKAHGGLYWPELDVATHSIVDAKDGRDYMRGEDSNAIQKKAIIDSILASIPAPLKKELEPALRSSKIKDITEYGRVVHAEMEALLSSARSGISTTNAELYCTTFPCHNCAKHIVAAGIKRVVYVEPYPKSKALQFHSDSISLEKGSSTVIFEPFIGVGPRSFFNLFSTNLGSGYPVTRKSADGLTVDWDESDAKLRTQMLPCSYMERETIAANLLSRYIEDK
- a CDS encoding bacteriocin, with protein sequence MRFTLPALVLGLLISQAAMAGSTNTAIGGGLGGALGNVVGQKMGGSNGAVVGAGLAGAAGSAVGAKKGHKTRAAIGGGLGGAAGSVIGNKLGGSTGGTIGAGLGGAAGGALGGK
- a CDS encoding methyl-accepting chemotaxis protein, yielding MQSLLSPGIRLLGRFGFARKFQVLFFLFMLPLAGSLWMIGQDYRSKLAVISGEQSGVRQLLALDALDAQLTSQRNLAARWKAADILHDPTPAAKAAMAALDAGNPVLMQTLAKVGDELNARKAGPDTLARFQALQALVKGMDSESLRTIGWWPDGYDRFTSALTGLQSLREQIAMDNGLILDPWLETYLLMQVSTQQAPDLIERIGRMASIGQSSIASGQFTLQSRLQMRDLRGRITDARDQLVKAAASLQAKAYPGMEPWTRAYNDSLQRLDTELKVLDDGVFGGSIKLDTAGFERSVDSVLEALSTLRNQSLNALDSRLDYYHDRAIKQFIPVAAIFSVLALAALYLFMCLQASIRRSAKGITTLAESLRDGNLCVEVAVEGRDELAAISTALNVAVVQLRSSLLGVNHETQQLGSAVVTLNSQAGSTLNEVEDQQQQISQIAAAATQLAATSLGVAKSCEEASGSAQQTRRIAEDSSRDSVRTTASIQQLNQRLTDTANALGKVSEQGQQIQSVVDTIRGIAEQTNLLALNAAIEAARAGEQGRGFAVVADEVRSLSQRTQASTAQIAGTVDSLRATVSQAVSLMEAACGQAITDAQSVTGLGERLGEIASAVQIVTDTLAQIATAVEEQAATADEVSGNIQQVDQAAGRLLDGARAVNHAADTLSKGSRALSDNTSRFQLG